Proteins found in one Phoenicibacter congonensis genomic segment:
- a CDS encoding NADH-quinone oxidoreductase subunit C — protein MNNLQNGGEMMPEANSTNGLRRGESHVKAMAAAIPGSVLEATWQTEDQVTVDVPTEKLPECVEFMYYNRGGWIPDMVVNDERHLNGYFRLYYLMSMEEEDKCYLTVRTKVDPITREFPSVTPRVPACVWSEREAYDMMGLKAVGLPDARRLVLPDDWPDGLHPLLKDSMDYRHRPEPAVDVENYEFLDESGVEDPTEIPMGPLHITSDEPGHFRLFCEGENIVDADYRLFYAHRGMEKVAEARMTYDQIPFLSDRICGICGFAHSVAYVQTIENAMGIEIPKRAEYLRAIFLEVERLHSHLLNLGLVCHYCGFDTGFMHFFRVREKAMDLAQLLTGARKTYGMNLIGGVRRDILEDHRKATLKLVGELREEVTRLVSMLTTTPNFESRTKGVGHLDRKVCRDFSPVGPMVRGSGFARDVRFDHPFSGYKYIEGLKAHSADSCDVLGRTTVRIGEFLDSITMIEQLVNGLPSGPILTQDFKYEPGKFAMGFTEAPRGEDMHWSMTGDNQKVYRWRAKAATYSNWPVLRYALQGNTVSDAAVIIGSMDPCYSCTDRVTICDVKTHKEKTISKQQLEDYAANRKHSPLKD, from the coding sequence ATGAATAATCTTCAAAACGGAGGTGAGATGATGCCTGAGGCAAATTCAACTAATGGGTTGCGTCGTGGCGAGAGCCACGTTAAAGCAATGGCCGCGGCAATTCCAGGTTCAGTTCTGGAAGCCACTTGGCAAACTGAGGACCAGGTAACAGTTGATGTTCCAACTGAGAAACTTCCTGAGTGCGTTGAGTTTATGTATTACAACCGCGGCGGCTGGATTCCAGACATGGTTGTAAACGACGAAAGACACCTTAATGGTTATTTCCGTCTTTACTATTTAATGAGCATGGAAGAGGAAGACAAGTGCTATCTGACAGTTCGCACTAAAGTCGACCCAATCACGCGCGAGTTTCCATCGGTGACACCACGCGTTCCAGCTTGTGTTTGGTCAGAGCGCGAAGCATACGACATGATGGGTCTAAAAGCAGTTGGGCTTCCAGACGCTCGTCGCCTTGTTTTGCCAGACGACTGGCCAGACGGACTTCATCCTCTGTTAAAAGACTCGATGGATTATCGCCATCGTCCTGAACCTGCCGTTGACGTCGAAAACTATGAGTTTTTGGACGAGTCGGGTGTTGAAGATCCAACAGAAATTCCAATGGGTCCTTTACACATCACATCAGACGAACCAGGTCACTTCCGCTTGTTCTGCGAAGGCGAAAACATTGTTGACGCCGACTACCGCTTGTTCTATGCACATCGTGGCATGGAAAAGGTTGCAGAAGCTCGCATGACATATGATCAGATTCCTTTCTTGTCAGACAGAATTTGCGGAATTTGCGGTTTTGCTCACAGCGTTGCATATGTGCAAACAATTGAAAATGCAATGGGAATCGAAATTCCAAAGCGTGCAGAATATTTAAGAGCGATTTTCCTTGAAGTTGAAAGACTTCACTCACACTTGCTCAACCTTGGTCTCGTCTGTCACTATTGTGGCTTTGACACAGGTTTTATGCACTTCTTCAGAGTTCGTGAGAAAGCTATGGACTTGGCTCAGCTTCTCACAGGTGCTCGCAAGACATATGGCATGAATCTCATTGGTGGCGTTCGTCGTGATATTCTTGAAGATCACAGAAAAGCAACGCTAAAACTTGTAGGTGAGCTTCGTGAAGAAGTTACACGTTTGGTTTCCATGTTGACAACAACGCCAAACTTTGAATCAAGAACTAAAGGCGTTGGCCATCTTGACAGAAAAGTTTGCCGTGATTTTAGTCCTGTTGGCCCTATGGTTCGTGGCTCTGGTTTTGCTCGTGATGTTCGTTTTGATCATCCATTCTCTGGATATAAATACATTGAGGGACTTAAAGCGCACTCAGCCGATTCATGTGACGTCTTAGGTAGAACGACAGTTAGAATTGGTGAGTTCCTTGACTCAATAACAATGATTGAGCAGCTCGTGAACGGTCTTCCAAGTGGTCCAATTCTTACGCAAGACTTCAAGTATGAACCAGGTAAATTCGCAATGGGCTTTACTGAAGCACCTCGTGGAGAAGACATGCACTGGTCTATGACTGGCGACAACCAAAAGGTATATCGTTGGAGAGCAAAAGCTGCAACATATTCAAACTGGCCAGTTTTGCGTTATGCATTGCAAGGAAACACAGTTTCTGATGCTGCAGTTATCATCGGGTCAATGGATCCTTGCTATTCATGCACTGACCGTGTCACAATTTGCGACGTTAAGACACATAAGGAAAAAACGATTAGCAAGCAGCAGCTTGAAGACTATGCTGCTAATCGTAAACATTCACCATTGAAAGACTAG
- a CDS encoding 4Fe-4S dicluster domain-containing protein: protein MNSFISINTNRCIGCGTCQAACSAGHASVGEQAEPRLSVVFTKDVTASITCHHCEGAPCLAVCPVNAITHEGDRIKVNEQTCIGCKLCACVCPFGAIHPSGTGIGGVAGICNNIPNMPESTSSMLKWEIGVPTCAVKCDLCAYDPELGPHCVAVCPTKALSLVTEFSGAAEKKEKMKKEAKATEVINVTRSKVTRFEETLTKVREVKEDYE, encoded by the coding sequence ATGAACTCATTCATATCGATAAACACCAACAGGTGTATTGGCTGCGGGACCTGCCAGGCTGCATGTTCTGCTGGACATGCGAGCGTTGGTGAGCAAGCAGAGCCACGCCTTTCTGTAGTTTTTACAAAGGATGTAACTGCTTCCATCACATGTCATCACTGCGAGGGAGCACCTTGCTTGGCTGTCTGTCCTGTAAATGCAATTACTCATGAGGGCGACAGAATTAAAGTAAATGAACAGACTTGCATTGGCTGCAAACTTTGCGCTTGCGTTTGTCCTTTTGGAGCGATTCATCCATCTGGAACTGGCATTGGTGGGGTCGCTGGTATTTGCAACAACATCCCTAACATGCCTGAGAGCACATCCTCAATGTTAAAGTGGGAGATTGGCGTTCCGACTTGTGCAGTTAAATGCGATCTTTGTGCCTATGATCCTGAACTGGGGCCGCACTGCGTTGCGGTGTGCCCCACAAAGGCTCTCTCATTAGTCACAGAATTCAGTGGCGCTGCTGAGAAGAAAGAAAAGATGAAGAAAGAGGCGAAAGCCACCGAGGTCATTAATGTGACTAGGTCTAAAGTTACACGTTTTGAAGAAACGTTGACTAAGGTCAGGGAAGTTAAGGAAGATTATGAATAA